Genomic window (Flavobacteriales bacterium):
GCGTATTTCCCGGAGTCCGTGCAAGGGATGGCTCAAGGCGAGCGCGTGCAATTGATCCCATTGCGATGAGCACGAGCAAGGTGGGCTGGACCGGCGTGGTGCTCGCTGGCGGACGAAGCTCCCGCATGGGGCGCGACAAGGCGCTCATCGAAGTGGAATCGCGCACGCTGCTGGATCGTGCCTTGGACAAGCTTGATGCGCAGTGCGCGGAGCTGCTCGTCATCGGTGAGCCGGAGAAGCTTGGTGCCGTTGGACCTTTCGTGATCGCTGATGAGTGGCCCGGCAAGGGTCCGCTCGGAGGCATCGCCACAGCCATGCGCTATGCCAGCAACGATAGGCTCCTGGTGGTCGCTTGCGATATGCCTGGACTGATTGACCGCCTTTTCGTCCAGCTGAAAGCGCAGCTGGGCCATTCCACGGATGCAGTGGTGCCCCGGCATGGCGGCTTGATCGAGCCGTTGGCCGCGGCCTATCACCGGAGCGCGCAGCCTGTCTTCCGCCGATGCGTTGAGCTTGATGCATTGAAGATGAGCGATGCGCTGAGCCAGGTGCGCACGACCCACATTGAAGTGATCCCAGGCCATGACGGCTGGCCTGTGGATCTGTTCCGGAACATCAACACGCCGAACGACCTTTGATGCGCCGTCGCAAAGGCCAAGGCGCAGAAGGAACATGGAAGTGCTGCTCTTCGGATTGATTGCAGAGAAGGCGGGTGCTGGAAGGCTCGAGCTGGAGGCCTCCACCTTGAGCGAACTGCGTGCCCGCTTGGCTGAGCGCATCCCAGAACTCTCAGCGCTCAGCCATGCCATCGCTGTGGACCGCGTGATCGTGAAGGAGGACCGGGCACTGACCGGCAACGAGGAGATTGCCGTGCTGCCCCCATTCGCCGGAGGATGAGCAGAGCGAAAGCGCATAAGGTGAAGGACATCTTCGTGGAGGGGCCGATAGGCCCAGCCTTCATTGCCACGAGCATCGCCAAGCACGCCACCCGGATGGACATCGGCGCGCACGAGATCTTCCTGGGGCAGGTTCGCGCGGATACGATTGATGGCTGCATGACGAAGGCGATCGAATACACCGCCTACCGCGAGATGGCGCTGGAACGAATGACCATGATCCGCGAAGATGCCTTTGTCCGCTGGCCGACCATGACCTGCTTGCATGTGCACCATAGCCTTGGCGTCATCAGTGCTGGTGAACTTTGCTTCATGGTCTTCGCCAGTGCGCCGCATCGCCAGCCAGCGCGAGAGGCGGTAGCTTGGGTGGTTGACCGCATCAAGAGAGAACTGCCGATCTTCGGCAAGGAGATGATTGCCGATGGCGGCCATGCTTGGAAGGAGAACCGATGATCGACATCACCCATAAGCCCACCACGCTGCGCGAGGCCACCGCCATGGCCCTTGTTACCGTGAGTGATGCTGCGACCATCACCGCGCTGAAGGAGAAGCGCGTGCCCAAGGGTGATGTGCTCGAGAGCGCACGCGTGGCTGCCTTGTTCGGGGTGAAGAAGACCCACGAGCTGATCCCCGACTGCCATCCGCTGCCAATCGAGCACGCCGAATGCACGTTTGAAGTGGGGGAGATGGAGATCATCGTCACCATGCGCGTGCGCACGGTTTATCGCACGGGCGTGGAAGTGGAAGCCATGCACGGCGCCAGCGTGGCAGCGCTCACGATCTACGACATGCTCAAGCCCATCGATAAGGGCGTGGTGATCGGTGGCATTCGGCTTCTCGAGAAGAAGGGCGGAAAGAGCGATTGGAAGGACCGCTTCGATGCACCCGTGAAGGCAGCCGTGCTGGTGATCAGTGACGGGGTTGCGAGCGGCAAGAAGGAGGATAAAGCCGGCGCTGCGATCGTTGACCGTCTGAGCTCGCTTGGAGTAGAGCTCGGCGCGAAAGCGATCGTCGCGGATGAACCGGAGGCCATCGCCGCGCAAGTGAAGGATTGGACTGCGCTGGGCATCGACCTCATCCTCACCACCGGCGGCACGGGCCTCTCACCGCGCGACCGCACGCCCGAGGCCATCGCCCCCATCCTCGACCGCGAGGTGCCCGGCATCATGGAGGCCGCCCGCAGCTATGGCCAGGAACGCATGCCTTGGGCCATGATGAGCCGGGGTGTCGCCGGCATGATCGGCCGCACGCTGGTGATCACCCTGCCCGGTTCGACACGCGGTGCGCAAGAGACCATGGATGCGCTTTTCCCATTCGTGCTGCACGTGGTGAAGGTGCAGGAGCACGCATTCAGGCATGGGATGTAGAGGTGCCTATTCATGGTCATCCGTTGGAGCATACCAATTGAGGCGGTAAGACCAGGCCAGGATGCGCTTTGCGAACTCGCACGCCAATTGATGCCTTTGTTCAGCATGGAGGAGGATGAGTATCGTGTGCGCGACAAGGTGATCGATGGTGTGCCCGATGCGTTGATATTCGATCGGCGGGTGACTGCATTTAGGGTTGCTGTCTATGACGTCAGGGCCATTCCGCATGCTGAGCGGAAGGAATTGACTCTCATCTTCAGACTCTACAAGGGTGTCGCAATCGCCATCCTCATTTGGTTCATCAGTGGTTTCCTCCTCGGGCCGATTTGGAGATGGGAGAGCTTGATACTGCCAGCTTTGGGTCTCGGAATGTTCAATGGCCTGGCAGCCCTGACTATCCTGAAGGCGAAGCTCGAAGCGATCGCCATCATTCAACGGTGGGGCAGGAACCAGATCGGATAAGCCATCGCGCCTCAAGGCCTAGTGTTGGCGAACGGATACGCGTCCCAGTGTGCGGTAGGCATAAGGCCTGCTTTTCCATTCCTTCTGCTGCACGCGGTGAAGGTGGAGGAGCACGCGTTCAGGCATGGGCAGTGAATCGCATCCCGGTACTTTCGCCGCATGATCAATGGTAAGGAGGCCATGGTGGAGGAGTTCGTGCTCCATCGAATCGGCACGGATGGCGCACCGAGCATCCTCAGTGATTACAGCGCGGTGCTGCAAGGGCCCGAGGAGCAGGAGTTCCTGCGCAGGCTCTTCCTGAAGCCCTTCGCGAATGTGCTGCTGACCAACGAATTCGCGGAGAAGGAGGGAGAGGCCAACGTGCTTGAGGGCATCTGCATGAAGGCAGGCCAAGGCAAGGACCTCGTGGGCATCTCACGCGCCATCGCGAAGCATCTCATCGAGGTGGCCAACGCGCACGAGGCTCGGAGCGGCGATCTGTTCGTGGCACGCTTCATCGGCGTGGAGCTGAGCGGCGGTGTCCACGATGCGCTCGGCATCCTCAAGTTCGACGAGAAGGAGGTCTTCATCGAGAGCAAGGCCGAGGGCGAAGCATTGGCCATGCAGCTGAAGCGGGGGCTCGGCGGCCGTAAGCCGGATCAGGCGCTGCTGGTGGTCTTCACGCCTGAAGCCCCAACGCTGTTCGTGATCGACGACGACCCGCGCCAGCCCTACTGGCAGCAGGCCTTCATCGGCCTCCGCGCGAAGCGCGACCCTGTGAACAGCACGCGCAATGTGCTGGAGATGACGCGCACCTTCATCACCGAGCAGCTGCCGCAGGATTACGAGATCCCCAAGACCGATCAGATCGACCTGCTGAACCGCTCGGTGCAGTACTTCAAGGAGCACACTGAATACGATCGCGGGAACTTCGTGCGCGAGGTGTTCAAGAGCGATGAGGTCGCATCCTCCTTCGAGCGCTTCGGCAACCGCTTCCAAGAGGAGCGTGCAGTGGACCTCGATGAGCGCTTCGCCATCAGCGCTGATGCCGTGAAGAAGCAGGCCCGCGTGTTCAAGAGCGTGCTCAAGCTCGACAAGGACTTCCATATCTACATCCACGGCGACCGCAACAAGATCGAGCGCGGCGTGGACGAGAGCGGGAGGAAATACTACAAGATCTATTATGAGCAGGAGCTTTAGTCGCTCTGACGACCTTCACGTGCTGCGTGCATTGTTGGGTCACTGGGGCGGAATCACCCCCCAATACTGACCATCGGCCTCTCACTCAAATCGTGCAGCACCTCTTCCTGCTTCTCCGGTTCGAATTGCGGCAAGCCGCCAAGCATCGCATGCTTCGCAAGGACGTTCGCCTCGATCAGCGGCGCGATGTCCTCGCCGCGCCGCAGCGCTGAGAGCAGGTCAGTCTCCTCGCGCGCGAAGAGGCAGTTGCGCATCCTTCCTTCCGCTGTAAGTCGCAGGCGGTCGCATGATCCGCAGAAGGGCTCAGTCACGGTGCTGATCACGGCAAAGGTGCCGGGCCAATCGGCCACGCGATAGCCCTTTGCGGTGCTGTGCGGGTCATCGGTGAGCTTCGCGAAGCTGTGCACGCTGCCGATGTGGCCGAGCATCTCGGCATAGGTGTACACGCGCTCGCGGCCCCAGCGATTGCCGGCGAAGGGCATGAACTCGATGAAGCGCACATGCACATCGTGATCGCGCGTGAGTTCCACGAAGCGGAGGACCTCGTCGTCGTTCACGCCCCGCATCACGACCATGTTCACCTTCACGCGCAGGCCGTGCTGCAGGGCAAGGCGGATATTGCTCCACACGGTATCGAAGCCATCGCGCCGCGTGATCCTCCTGAAGCGCTCGGCATCGAATGTGTCCAGGCTGATGTTGATGCGTTGAAGGCCGGCGGCGATCAGTCCGTCGAGGTGCCTGTGAAGCGTGAGCGCGTTGGTGGTGAGGCCGAGCTTGACGGGCAATGCAGCCAGGTCGCGCACAATGTCCGCCGCATCGGCACGCACCAGTGGCTCCCCTCCGGTGAGGCGGATCTTGGTGATGCCGTAGCGCTCCACGAATAGCCGCGCGATGGCGCCGATCTCCTCGCCGGTCATCAGCTCCTCGCGCTTCAGGAAGTGCTGGTCCTCCGGCATGCAGTAGGTGCAGCGCAGGTCGCATTTGTCCACGATGCTGATGCGCAGGCTGCGGTGTGCTCGGCTGTGGCGGTCGGTGAGCGCTTGTGACACGCGGGCAAGTTACCTTGAGCGCATCACCATGACAGCAATCCCGCCATGCCGATGAAGGAACTGGCACGATGCCCCTGGCCCGGCACCGATGACCGGATGATCGAATACCACGACACCATTTGGGGCACGCCCGAGCACGATGATGTGAGGCTGTACGCGAAGCTGGTGCTCGATGGCGCGCAAGCAGGCCTCAGCTGGAAGACCATCCTTTACCGGAGCGATGGTTACCGCCGCGCCTTCGACGATTGGAACGTGGAGAGGATCGCGCGTTACGGGAAGAAGGACATCGATCGATTGCTGGCCGATGAGGGCATCATCCGCAACCGCGCCAAGGTTCAGAGCGCGATCAGGAACGCCCAGGCCTGGCTGGCGATCATGGAGGGCGGCAAGGGCAGCTTCGACGACTTCATATGGAAGCATGTGGGGCACAGGACCATCGTGAACCGCTGGAAGGAAGTGAAGCAGCTGCCGGTGAGCACGCCAGTATCCGACGCGCTCAGCAAGGACCTGAAGGAGACGGGCTTCAGCTTCGTGGGCACCACCATCGTGTACGCGTACATGCAGGCCATCGGCATGGTCGATGACCATCTGGTGGGCTGCTTCCGGAAGGCGAAGCGCTAGGGCGATACCTTGCGGCGTGCGCGCACCTGTCTCATCCGTCTCCATCGTCCGCGTCGAAGCGGGATTCCCGCAGCCGGCAGAGGATATCCTCGTCGCCGAGGAGCCGCTGGAGATCCGCTTGGGCCATGGGCCGCTGGATGACCGCGACGAGTCGCGCCTCAGCGTAACCATGCGCACGCCAGGGAGCGATGAGGAGCTGGCGCTCGGATTCCTCTTCACCGAGGGGATCATCAACGCCGCCGGTGACGCTGTGCGCGTGGTGCATTGCGAGGATGTGAAGGACGAGGAGCGCGGCAATGTGGTGCGTGTTGAGCTGCAGCCCGGCCTTGATCCCGACCCATCGCGCTGGCAGCGGAACTTCTACACCAGCAGCAGCTGCGGGGTCTGCGGCAAGAGCAGCATCGAGGCCGTCCATGCGCAGTGCAGCAAGGCCATCCAGCCATGGGGCGCGGTTGACCCGGCCTTCATCACTTCGCTTCCGGACCGCATGCGCGCCGGTCAGAGCGTGTTCAGGCATACCGGCGGCATCCACGCGGCAGCTCTGTTCAACCGGGAGGGCAGGCTGCTGCTGCTGCGCGAGGATGTGGGCCGCCACAATGCGGTGGACAAAGTGATCGGTGCGGCTCTGAATAGTGGGGTAGCCGTGCATGATTGCGCCATGCTCGTGAGCGGCCGGGCCGGCTTCGAACTCGTGCAGAAGTGCGCCGTGGCTTCCGTGCCGCTCATGGCGGCGGTGGGAGCGCCTTCGTCCTTGGCGGTGCAGTTGGCGCGTGATCGCGGCATCACCCTCATCGGCTTCCTTCGGGGCGGTCGCTATAATGACTATTCCGCGCATTAGGTTCGTGACCCCTAATGGACGCACGGACGGAGAGACGCTTGAAGGCGCTGGACAAGGAGCAGATCGCCCTTGTGCCCTATGATCCCGCGTGGCCTCAGCGGTATGCCGAGCTCGAGAAGGAGGTGAAGCGCATCATGCCGCGGCGCTTGATCCAGCGCATCGCGCACATCGGCAGCACCGCCGTGCCTGGCCTCAGTTCAAAGCCGATCATCGACCTGCAGGTGGAGATAAGCGACGCAGAGGAGATCCGCGATACCGTGGCCCCGCTCATGGAGGAAGCGGGATTCGAGTTCCTATGGCGCCCGACCATCGGCGACGAGGATCCGTTCTACTCCTGGTTCATCCTGCGCGACGCCGATGGCCAGCGCACTGCGCACATCCACGCGGTGCGCCCGGGGAAAGCCAGCGTCGATCGCATCGTGTTCCGCGACTACCTGATCGCTTTCGCGGAGGAGGCGCAGCGGTACGCCCAGCTGAAGCTTGACCTTGCCCAACGCTATCCGAAGAACCGAGCGGCCTATTCGGCAGCCAAGACTGCATACGTGAACGAGGTCCTGGCAAAGGCGCGTTCGGGCAAATGGCGCTGAGGCGCTAGCCGGAAGTCAGCAACCATGCGTGCGTCTGCTCGCCTTTCGCCGATTGCCAGAAATAGCAGAAGCGCGCGAGCTTTGAGTTGAGCATGGCCTGCACTTCGGGGTGGTCGCGTCGGGGATAGAACAACTCGATGGTCCCGTTCGCTTGGTCAAATCGCGGGCTCGGGACCGTACCCGGAGCAAAACGCACCACGATGCGCCGTGCGCGCGTCCCCGCTCGTGCAGGAACACCGGCGAAGACAAGCTCACCGGGGTCCTCTCGCAACCCTTTCGTGATGCGCACAACATCAAGCTTCCCTGATGCGAGCAGGTGCGAGGTCACCGGAGCGATCGCGTCCGCGTACCTTATTCCTTCAACTGTTTCCTGCATTGTGGCCATCGGAACGGTGAAGTTCGAGCAAGGGAGCGATCAAGACCGTGGCAAATG
Coding sequences:
- a CDS encoding DNA-3-methyladenine glycosylase I, whose amino-acid sequence is MKELARCPWPGTDDRMIEYHDTIWGTPEHDDVRLYAKLVLDGAQAGLSWKTILYRSDGYRRAFDDWNVERIARYGKKDIDRLLADEGIIRNRAKVQSAIRNAQAWLAIMEGGKGSFDDFIWKHVGHRTIVNRWKEVKQLPVSTPVSDALSKDLKETGFSFVGTTIVYAYMQAIGMVDDHLVGCFRKAKR
- a CDS encoding bifunctional molybdenum cofactor biosynthesis protein MoaC/MoaB codes for the protein MIDITHKPTTLREATAMALVTVSDAATITALKEKRVPKGDVLESARVAALFGVKKTHELIPDCHPLPIEHAECTFEVGEMEIIVTMRVRTVYRTGVEVEAMHGASVAALTIYDMLKPIDKGVVIGGIRLLEKKGGKSDWKDRFDAPVKAAVLVISDGVASGKKEDKAGAAIVDRLSSLGVELGAKAIVADEPEAIAAQVKDWTALGIDLILTTGGTGLSPRDRTPEAIAPILDREVPGIMEAARSYGQERMPWAMMSRGVAGMIGRTLVITLPGSTRGAQETMDALFPFVLHVVKVQEHAFRHGM
- the fdhD gene encoding formate dehydrogenase accessory sulfurtransferase FdhD translates to MTIWWAASGRRSARAIPCGVRAPVSSVSIVRVEAGFPQPAEDILVAEEPLEIRLGHGPLDDRDESRLSVTMRTPGSDEELALGFLFTEGIINAAGDAVRVVHCEDVKDEERGNVVRVELQPGLDPDPSRWQRNFYTSSSCGVCGKSSIEAVHAQCSKAIQPWGAVDPAFITSLPDRMRAGQSVFRHTGGIHAAALFNREGRLLLLREDVGRHNAVDKVIGAALNSGVAVHDCAMLVSGRAGFELVQKCAVASVPLMAAVGAPSSLAVQLARDRGITLIGFLRGGRYNDYSAH
- a CDS encoding MoaD/ThiS family protein, with translation MEVLLFGLIAEKAGAGRLELEASTLSELRARLAERIPELSALSHAIAVDRVIVKEDRALTGNEEIAVLPPFAGG
- the moaA gene encoding GTP 3',8-cyclase MoaA, translating into MSQALTDRHSRAHRSLRISIVDKCDLRCTYCMPEDQHFLKREELMTGEEIGAIARLFVERYGITKIRLTGGEPLVRADAADIVRDLAALPVKLGLTTNALTLHRHLDGLIAAGLQRINISLDTFDAERFRRITRRDGFDTVWSNIRLALQHGLRVKVNMVVMRGVNDDEVLRFVELTRDHDVHVRFIEFMPFAGNRWGRERVYTYAEMLGHIGSVHSFAKLTDDPHSTAKGYRVADWPGTFAVISTVTEPFCGSCDRLRLTAEGRMRNCLFAREETDLLSALRRGEDIAPLIEANVLAKHAMLGGLPQFEPEKQEEVLHDLSERPMVSIGG
- a CDS encoding molybdenum cofactor guanylyltransferase — translated: MSTSKVGWTGVVLAGGRSSRMGRDKALIEVESRTLLDRALDKLDAQCAELLVIGEPEKLGAVGPFVIADEWPGKGPLGGIATAMRYASNDRLLVVACDMPGLIDRLFVQLKAQLGHSTDAVVPRHGGLIEPLAAAYHRSAQPVFRRCVELDALKMSDALSQVRTTHIEVIPGHDGWPVDLFRNINTPNDL
- a CDS encoding molybdenum cofactor biosynthesis protein MoaE; this translates as MSRAKAHKVKDIFVEGPIGPAFIATSIAKHATRMDIGAHEIFLGQVRADTIDGCMTKAIEYTAYREMALERMTMIREDAFVRWPTMTCLHVHHSLGVISAGELCFMVFASAPHRQPAREAVAWVVDRIKRELPIFGKEMIADGGHAWKENR
- a CDS encoding GrpB family protein encodes the protein MDARTERRLKALDKEQIALVPYDPAWPQRYAELEKEVKRIMPRRLIQRIAHIGSTAVPGLSSKPIIDLQVEISDAEEIRDTVAPLMEEAGFEFLWRPTIGDEDPFYSWFILRDADGQRTAHIHAVRPGKASVDRIVFRDYLIAFAEEAQRYAQLKLDLAQRYPKNRAAYSAAKTAYVNEVLAKARSGKWR
- a CDS encoding nucleoid-associated protein is translated as MINGKEAMVEEFVLHRIGTDGAPSILSDYSAVLQGPEEQEFLRRLFLKPFANVLLTNEFAEKEGEANVLEGICMKAGQGKDLVGISRAIAKHLIEVANAHEARSGDLFVARFIGVELSGGVHDALGILKFDEKEVFIESKAEGEALAMQLKRGLGGRKPDQALLVVFTPEAPTLFVIDDDPRQPYWQQAFIGLRAKRDPVNSTRNVLEMTRTFITEQLPQDYEIPKTDQIDLLNRSVQYFKEHTEYDRGNFVREVFKSDEVASSFERFGNRFQEERAVDLDERFAISADAVKKQARVFKSVLKLDKDFHIYIHGDRNKIERGVDESGRKYYKIYYEQEL